A genome region from Triticum aestivum cultivar Chinese Spring chromosome 2B, IWGSC CS RefSeq v2.1, whole genome shotgun sequence includes the following:
- the LOC123040018 gene encoding disease resistance protein RGA5-like — protein MVAKIPGVKSIAADMEKGTLTVVGEVDVVCVVYALRKAKFNAHVITVGDDKMEERSKIPPARNKGEPLKIPPAKKEEPKKFQPDPSDGYQETSSMDLLLLPWNSVSLGAMVSIFRKLAGTGHKTEIKKLTTRLLKLSRTQDPPVTARIWMKDVRELSYDMDNCVAAEEDWIGKLSGFMDRMREANGRYDTYKLGSVPSRRMDIVSIPAVVRGQKPADPVVGLHAKGGAVETLCNLLTDGDEQLKVLSIVGVAGIGKTTLAKQLWRERMFQGFDCRAFVRMAKKPDMRRILRSLLAQVRPHQPPDASDVHDLIHDLTEHLQNKRYFLIIDDLWATSVWDVATCAFPEGNHGSRIITTTEIEDVALASCSYQSKYIFKMEPLSVSHSKELFTSAVFGSGKEKSRELDLVSDEIIRRCDGLPQAIISISSVLASHGEANTVENWEQIQNSLPTNTTSDEILKQVLYFCYDSLPICVQACLLYLGIYPENYIILTEDIAKQWVAEGFISAPTEKLKMIVAHSYFDKLVKMGMIQQIDANYSDEVLYYAVHHMVHDFITSKCKEENFISVIDYSQRTVRFSNKVSRMSLQFGSATYATTPPSIGLSQVRSLAYTGLTSCLPPNYISEFKLLRVLILHIWADQPSTGVALECISALLLLRYLQATCNCTVHLPEQMQRLKHLETLEINARVEAIPSDIVHLQSLLHLRLGGGTQLPYVTGILKNVTLNPAISMDESSSPPDTVMTIEILIPIFRTPKRIGQLTKLRSLKIVVRELLRSDISNLQGLPSLTVLSLHVLRQTTELIGFASGVFRALVYFEFRCGVLRLIFQEGTMPNLQRLTLGFNAHRGEQYGASLLGIEDMLSVQKIYGMIGSATGAEERDLKAAESAFKKAMGKHPNVRVKRIDVVDEEYGPSEKEQTETTQEEDAPSHVSSEQPAIPKQESKEDAKQNDPYSIQRRTNRKDVANVAQGYSDNLELVSGARGEVNLMEEERKNSLGRGNSSMVFTLNLIETITNDFSDDQRVGSGGHGDVYKAIYKGLEIAVKKLRPLQGLDDKQFQNELYDLTKVCHQNIVRLIGYCYESRHKYIKHNGETIWAKSMERVLCFEYIQGESLEKHIADGSCELGWPMCYNIIRGTCEGLNHLHSAPDKPILHLNLKPANILLDKSMMPKIADLGLSRVFASSETHQTEIVNGTNEYMPPEYLDDRFISKKFDVFSFGVIILKMVAGNTGYFHCSDMSPKEFIKIVSEKWTKRLQAMPGSYSSHEVDIIRVTTCVEIALRCVDNDRDKRPRIKDIVHELEELEVEIEKMSIHELHNLTLQENLETQTREVEEKRVRKELMMAENCFGEVVDNYKLNKMTRYMGKPKTQEDRAREALNQVNEDDKEGKASSYVDDLKRMHGGLVSTSCLVYNATGDTLYQVDYHDWHGHIGSPPCPARIGNGQWAAFHHVKAACETSGSAAAVVYRSKNRDGQDREYLVAWSTPWGPFSSTNKAYCEIGGVDSFKNSWDSIYHKMSNSGFSAKATSDGCDIEVKIGGGASAPFISRITMR, from the exons ATGGTTGCCAAGATCCCCG GGGTGAAGTCGATCGCAGCGGACATGGAGAAGGGGACGCTGACGGTGGTGGGGGAGGTGGACGTGGTCTGCGTGGTGTACGCACTGCGGAAGGCCAAGTTCAATGCCCATGTTATCACCGTCGGGGATGACAAGATGGAAGAGCGGAGCAAGATTCCGCCAGCAAGAAATAAAGGGGAACCGTTGAAGATTCCGCCCGCAAAAAAAGAGGAGCCGAAGAAGTTTCAGCCGGACCCGTCCGACGGCTACCA GGAGACCAGCAGCATGGATCTGCTGCTCCTGCCTTGGAATAGTGTTTCTCTTGGTGCCATGGTCTCAATTTTTAGGAAGCTCGCGGGTACTGGACATAAGACCGAAATCAAGAAACTCACAACCAGGCTGCTCAAACTCTCAAGGACACAGGATCCGCCTGTTACAGCGCGGATCTGGATGAAGGATGTACGGGAACTATCCTATGACATGGACAACTGTGTTGCCGCCGAAGAGGATTGGATCGGTAAGTTGTCAGGATTCATGGATAGAATGAGGGAGGCCAATGGACGGTACGACACATACAAGCTTGGGAGCGTCCCCAGCCGCCGTATGGATATCGTCTCGATCCCAGCGGTGGTCCGCGGCCAGAAGCCAGCAGATCCAGTCGTCGGCCTACATGCCAAGGGCGGCGCCGTCGAAACGCTCTGCAACTTGCTGACTGATGGAGATGAGCAGCTCAAGGTGCTATCCATTGTCGGTGTTGCAGGAATCGGGAAGACCACGCTTGCCAAGCAGCTCTGGCGTGAGCGCATGTTCCAGGGATTCGACTGCCGGGCTTTTGTGCGGATGGCCAAGAAACCTGACATGAGGAGGATTCTAAGGAGCTTACTTGCGCAAGTTCGTCCGCACCAACCACCCGACGCTAGTGACGTGCACGACCTCATTCACGACCTCACCGAGCATCTACAGAATAAAAG GTACTTTCTTATAATTGATGACTTATGGGCTACATCAGTATGGGATGTTGCTACCTGTGCTTTCCCGGAGGGTAATCATGGAAGCAGGATAATAACAACAACGGAAATTGAGGATGTTGCTCTAGCAAGCTGCAGTTATCAGTCCAAGTACATATTTAAGATGGAACCCCTCAGTGTCAGTCACTCAAAGGAGTTGTTCACCAGTGCAGTGTTTGGCTCTGGAAAAGAGAAATCTCGCGAATTGGATTTAGTGTCAGATGAGATTATAAGAAGATGTGATGGTTTACCACAGGCAATTATCAGCATATCCAGTGTTCTAGCAAGCCATGGAGAGGCAAATACAGTCGAGAACTGGGAGCAAATACAGAACAGTTTGCCAACAAATACAACTTCTGACGAGATACTGAAACAAGTACTGTATTTTTGCTATGATAGTCTTCCCATTTGTGTTCAGGCATGTCTGTTGTATCTTGGTATATATCCAGAAAACTACATTATCTTAACGGAAGATATAGCGAAGCAATGGGTAGCTGAAGGCTTTATCAGTGCACCAACTGAGAAACTAAAAATGATAGTTGCCCACAGCTATTTTGATAAGCTTGTCAAGATGGGTATGATCCAACAGATAGATGCGAACTACAGTGATGAGGTATTGTACTATGCAGTGCATCACATGGTACACGATTTTATTACATCTAAGTGCAAAGAAGAGAATTTTATCAGTGTAATAGATTATTCTCAAAGGACAGTGAGGTTTTCTAACAAGGTTAGTCGTATGTCCCTCCAGTTTGGCAGTGCAACATATGCAACCACACCACCAAGTATCGGGCTTTCGCAAGTCCGATCACTTGCTTATACTGGACTAACCAGCTGCTTGCCGCCCAATTACATCTCAGAGTTTAAGCTTCTTCGAGTACTGATTCTCCATATTTGGGCTGATCAACCAAGCACAGGTGTCGCCCTCGAGTGTATCTCTGCATTGCTTCTGTTGAGATATTTGCAGGCGACATGCAACTGCACCGTGCATCTTCCAGAACAGATGCAACGTCTGAAACACTTGGAAACACTTGAAATAAATGCAAGAGTGGAAGCCATTCCATCAGATATCGTTCATCTTCAGAGCTTGTTGCATCTCCGTCTAGGAGGTGGGACACAACTGCCTTATGTGACTGGTATCCTAAAAAATGTCACGCTGAATCCTGCTATTTCAATGGATGAGTCAAGCAGTCCTCCCGATACAGTGATGACAATCGAGATATTGATCCCCATTTTTAGAACCCCGAAGCGGATTGGACAGCTTACCAAACTCCGCAGTTTGAAAATTGTTGTCAGAGAACTGCTAAGGAGTGATATCAGTAACCTCCAAGGATTGCCATCCCTCACTGTGCTCTCATTGCACGTCCTGCGGCAAACTACAGAACTAATCGGCTTCGCAAGTGGAGTATTTCGTGCTCTCGTGTATTTTGAGTTCAGGTGTGGCGTACTGCGCCTGATTTTTCAGGAAGGGACAATGCCTAACCTTCAGAGGCTCACGCTAGGTTTCAATGCCCACAGAGGAGAACAGTATGGTGCTTCGCTTCTCGGCATTGAAGATATGTTAAGCGTCCAGAAGATTTATGGAATGATTGGGTCAGCAACCGGTGCTGAGGAACGTGACTTGAAGGCCGCAGAGTCTGCATTCAAGAAAGCCATGGGCAAGCACCCTAACGTCAGGGTAAAAAGAATCGATGTGGTTGATGAAGAGTATGGTCCGTCAGAAAAAGAGCAGACGGAAACGACCCAAGAGGAAGATGCACCAAGTCATGTAAGCAGTGAACAACCGGCAATTCCGAAACAAGAGTCCAAGGAAGATGCAAAGCAAAATGACCCTTATTCCATTCAAAG GAGAACCAATAGAAAGGATGTCGCAAATGTGGCGCAAGGTTACTCAGACAACCTAGAACTTGTCAGTGGTGCACGTGGAGAAGTTAACCTGATG GAAGAAGAACGTAAGAATAGCCTGGGGAGAGGCAACAGCAGCATGGTTTTCACACTAAATTTGATCGAAACTATTACAAATGATTTTTCAGATGATCAGAGAGTTGGCAGTGGTGGGCATGGAGATGTTTACAAG GCGATATATAAAGGGCTAGAGATTGCTGTGAAGAAGCTCCGTCCCTTGCAAGGACTTGATGATAAGCAATTTCAAAATGAATTATATGACCTTACCAAGGTATGCCACCAAAATATTGTGCGGTTAATTGGCTATTGCTACGAATCTCGGCATAAATACATCAAGCACAATGGGGAGACTATTTGGGCGAAATCAATGGAGAGGGTTCTCTGCTTTGAATATATTCAGGGTGAAAGCCTCGAAAAACATATTGCAG ATGGATCTTGTGAACTTGGCTGGCCCATGTGTTATAACATCATCAGGGGGACTTGTGAGGGCTTAAATCACCTTCATAGTGCTCCGGACAAACCTATTCTCCATCTAAATTTGAAGCCTGCTAATATACTCCTAGATAAGAGCATGATGCCCAAAATTGCAGATCTTGGTTTGTCACGGGTTTTTGCTTCATCAGAAACACATCAAACAGAGATTGTCAATGGAACAAA CGAATACATGCCACCAGAATACTTAGACGATCGCTTTATCTCAAAGAAGTTTGACGTGTTCAGTTTTGGTGTCATAATTCTAAAGATGGTGGCAGGAAATACTGGATATTTCCATTGTTCTGACATGTCTCCCAAGGAGTTTATTAAGATC GTAAGTGAAAAATGGACCAAAAGGTTGCAGGCAATGCCTGGCTCATACTCGTCACATGAAGTAGACATCATACGAGTGACTACGTGCGTTGAGATTGCACTAAGGTGTGTCGACAATGACCGGGATAAAAGACCTCGGATTAAGGATATTGTCCATGAACTAGAGGAACTAGAAGTTGAGATAGAGAAAATGTCAATACATGAACTACATAACCTAACTTTACAG GAAAACCTTGAAACACAGACGAGGGAGGTAGAAGAAAAAAGGGTCAGAAAAGAACTGATGATGGCTGAGAATTGCTTTGGTGAAGTAGTGGACAACTACAAGTTGAATAAAATGACGAGGTACATGGGTAAACCAAAGACGCAGGAAGACCGAGCACGAGAGGCCCTGAATCAGGTGAACGAGGATGATAAGGAAGGCAAGGCGTCAAGTTATGTGGATGATCTCAAGAGAATGCACGGCGGCCTAGTGTCCACGTCGTGCCTCGTATATAACGCGACAGGCGACACACTGTACCAAGTTGACTACCACGACTGGCATGGCCACATTGGCAGCCCTCCCTGCCCTGCTCGGATAGGCAACGGCCAGTGGGCAGCATTCCATCACGTCAAAGCTGCCTGCGAGACATCTGGTTCGGCAGCGGCCGTTGTCTACCGCAGCAAGAATAGAGATGGCCAGGACCGGGAATATCTGGTTGCCTGGAGTACCCCGTGGGGTCCCTTTTCCTCTACTAATAAG GCTTATTGCGAGATCGGCGGAGTCGATAGCTTCAAGAATAGCTGGGACAGTATTTACCACAAAATGAGCAATTCAGGTTTCTCTGCAAAAGCCACATCTGACGGGTGCGATATTGAAGTGAAAATTGGCGGAGGTGCTAGTGCTCCATTTATTTCAAGAATCACCATGCGCTGA